Proteins from a genomic interval of Trifolium pratense cultivar HEN17-A07 linkage group LG6, ARS_RC_1.1, whole genome shotgun sequence:
- the LOC123892662 gene encoding transcription factor GTE5, chloroplastic-like yields the protein MASFDHQQTRKRLIIKLSYPHGSQEDDSQAQGSNKKRRMEKPIVSCYWLDANQPLQKKDNKKIDSKFHAIDHSKDKPSCCLKKKNDCNGGTELMVKEEKKKKPMEHYKRMQCWVIVKRMVEGRDGWALKAPLDIKFLKGCLENKSKVKKAIGLKDIEGKLKSYSSPDEFADDMRFVFNHGMCYPRRDDVFRIAARLSDTFEYKWKVLKKEWALEEKRLMKDRNHKRKRESQSLCPMIR from the coding sequence ATGGCTTCATTTGATCATCAACAAACTAGGAAAAGGCTCATAATAAAATTATCTTATCCACATGGTTCTCAAGAAGATGATTCTCAAGCTCAAGGAAGCAACAAGAAAAGAAGAATGGAAAAGCCAATAGTTTCTTGCTATTGGCTTGATGCAAACCAACCACTACAAAAGAAGGATAACAAGAAGATCGACTCAAAGTTTCATGCAATAGATCACTCAAAGGATAAACCCTCTTGTTGcctaaagaagaagaatgaTTGCAATGGTGGAACTGAGTTGATGGTTaaggaagagaagaaaaagaagccaATGGAACATTACAAAAGAATGCAATGTTGGGTTATTGTGAAGAGGATGGTAGAAGGAAGAGATGGTTGGGCTTTGAAAGCACCTCTTGATATCAAGTTTTTGAAGGGTTGCTTAGAGAACAAGTCAAAAGTGAAGAAGGCAATTGGTTTGAAAGATATTGAGGGCAAATTGAAATCATATTCATCGCCTGATGAATTTGCTGATGACATGAGGTTTGTATTCAATCATGGAATGTGTTACCCTCGAAGAGATGATGTTTTCAGAATTGCAGCAAGACTTAGTGACACTTTTGAGTACAAGTGGAAGGTTTTGAAGAAAGAGTGGGCACTTGAGGAGAAAAGATTGATGAAGGACAGGAATCATAAGAGGAAGAGGGAATCACAATCACTGTGTCCAATGATTAGATAA